In Rutidosis leptorrhynchoides isolate AG116_Rl617_1_P2 chromosome 6, CSIRO_AGI_Rlap_v1, whole genome shotgun sequence, the DNA window GGTTGTTTTGTTTCATACATGACGGAGGCAAAACTCCAAACCCTTCAGCAATACTATCCCCCACTTGCTCAATTTCTTACTACCGCACCATCGGCGGAGGATAGAGCTAATGCTCCCCCTAAGGGAATGATCATAATCTATGAAGCTGCCATTTCACAAGGCAATCTACGCCTGCCTCTTACTCAATTCTTTCGCAGTGTCTGTGAATACTACAAGATTGCTATTGCCTAGCTTCATCCTAATGCAGTTAACAAAATCGTGCTTTTTGAGATGTACTGCAATTCAATCAACAAGCAACCTCTTCTTAACGTGTTTCGCTCTTGCAACAGTCTTGTGCCACACGATGCGGGATGGTTCTCATTCTGCAGTAAACTTGGCGTGATGACTTCACCAAAAGACTCCATTGGTAACTGGCGCGGTTCGTTCTTTTTTATCAACGATACCGCGCATGTTGATAACAGTATACCAAGAAAGTGGTGTACGGAATTCGATACGAATTTAAACGACAAGATCACTCTGGATGATCTCGAACAAGACATCCTTAAAATGATCAAGGGTATGGGTTTAATCCTGCGGTCATACTCTAATGTACCGCTGTACATTGGTGGGGTTTCTATCCACTGGCTTTGGAGCGACTGCAATGCCCTTTTAATTGACCAAGTGAACAATGGTATATCGGATAAACTTTTCGCATTATACTAATACATAATACATTTTCCTTTTTTTCCGCATAACCTTTTGCATTTTTATTTTGCAGTGATTGACCTTGACCTAGTTATGAGGTCAGCGGATATTAGCAGGATTCGACCAGCCCGTCGCTTAAAAGACGGCGATGGCGAGATTATTCCCATTGATGAGCCTATCATCAATACGCTTACTATTCCTGGCGGTGAAGACCGCGGTAAGCGAAAAGCATAAGAGGGTGCTACCACCCCTCGCAAAAGACGGATTCGCTCTTTATCCGAACAAGAAGCGAATAAGTAAATTTCAATCTGTGTTATCATTTATACTACGCTTTTATTGTTATCACACTAATTTGCCGTATTCGCTTATCTTTTTTTAGTTGTACTTTCAGACTCCACATGTGAGCCTGAACCGCTATACAATATCACTGGGTGTATCCCCGAGGATGTTCTGGAAGAGCCCGGTACTGAAGACCTAAACCTTCCTTCTGACGTTGAAGCATCCAACGAAGAAGAAAATGATACGGATGAAGCCGCAGAAGCAGAACAAGCCAACCGATTGTACCGCAAACTCTGCAAATTCAACCCCAAAAGTACTCAAGATCAATATCGCCAACTGACTTTTCCTCAAGCTGAAAGACAGCGACTCCATAATTGCTATAACGCAATCTGCTTGGCCATCGACAACGTTGAGCGTTTCAACGAGATATCCGATGAGTTTGAAAAGCAGGTTAAAGCTGCTAACGCTCAACAAAGGAGGGCGCAAAAACTTGAGGCTCAACTCAAAAAAGCAGCGGACGAAAACGCCAAGCTCAAAAAGAGAGCAGAAAATGCTGAAAAAGAATTTTCTCAACTTGTTAAGTATCTGCCGAAACTCGGCGACAAAGTAATGGATTCTAAGCCAGTAACTAAGAAGTTTCAGGCATATGCCCAAGTAGCCAAGCTCGCTACTCGCTGCGAGTGGTATGACCTGCTCTGCAAGTTTGGCGATCTTTATCAACCACTTCCATCGGACATGGCAGATGAGATATGTGCGACCGATGATGCCCGGGAAGCGCCAGCTATAGCAAAGAAAGAGGTTGAGAAAATCACCATATCAGCGTTAGAAGAGCTCAGTCAACGCGAGGGCGTTAAGTTTGCAGATATTAAAGCACCGAAGCTTTAAAATATCTTAAGTAATTGTAAATTTCAATCCCGCAATTATAAATTGCGTTTTTTGTAATTCCACGCGCTTGCATAGCGTGTTTATTAATGAATTGTTTATGTTCCGCAGTTGCAACTTgtcttatttatatagcgctttactttatcatatattcataattcatacttgccctttgcaattttcacattcgctattgtgcacataacaaacgcgTACTTATGCGAAACAATCTATTATTCATtacgaatcttctaagtccgacaaatcgaTCCCTATGCCAtttttagcattgcgaagcatctaagtattggcaagaacaaacacttaggaaattttatcctttcgcaacattCATTTTTTAACACAAGTGTGCAACCTCATCACTTGGTTTTAAACGTATTATTTCACAATGCATACTCGCATTATTGTTATAACATTAAGCAGACCACGTTTAGCGAAAACCATGCCATATTGTTAAAAATATCTACAGAGCCTTAATTACATTTACACAAACATTAATTCAGTGTTATGAAAATTAAGCAACTGTATTCTGCAAAATaatcactacgcgtggccacacgcagtgtttttgcTTTGTATAGAAACAACCACTAACACTGAAACtaactttgctttattcattaCTTTTCCGCAATAAAAATTTCAGAAAATAAAAATAGCATATCAATGATTGATCAAACTTGACTAAGCATTCTATCACAAGCCTTCTATTACAAATATTCGCACTATTCAAGGTGGACTGAATGTCCCTCAACACCCACACTTTCTCTTGCCATAATCATAGCACAAAATGGCTCTACCACCGCAGAAGTTAGCATGCTAATTCCCTTATTAACAGAAAATTTAACCATGCCATGTATAGTAGAAGGGattgcgccaaacatgcgcaaagcagtgCGCCCGAGAATCATATTGAATCGCGAGTGATTTCGCATTATATAAAGATTCAACAATGCTTGGCGCCTTAGTGATTCATCGCGATCATCAACTAACTCAATTTGCAACTCCAACTGACCAACAGGCCAAGTTGACTCTCCTGAAAATccagcaagtgaaaccgcagtaggtttcatcaaagcttgaatattTGCGGGTAATTTGCTAAAACATTGCTCATATATGAcatctacactgctaccagtgtcaatATGCACCTTCATAATCACAATGTCAGTATTCGCAATGCGGCATGAAACCACTACCAGTTTGTCAACATCCGCGGTCAGGCTTGCAGGAGGAAAAGCAATAGAGAGACATTGCCAGCTTGCAATTTGTTCAGATATTTGGAATACTGACATTTCGCCCTGTATATCTACCACATTAATGACATGaattccgcgctgattttctttcttaGTCACCATTTTTAGCCCAAGATTTTTCACCGCGGGAGCTTTTCGCTCAGCCACATTTGGCACTTGCGGAGCGTTGGTTTCTGCGGGCAATATAATTGCATTCGCAGTACTTGCAGCACCCTGCGCGATCAAATGGTCCATCTTTCCTTGCTCATACGCCTCCGCGATCAGTTCCGCCAAATCTCTacaacgattggtgtcatgaccataatcatcatggaaaacacaaaacttTGACCTATCTCGCCTGCTATTCTCCCCTAACGGttgcggatcaggaaaagacttagcaactctttcCTGTAGCAAAATTTCCTAaggcgtttttgttagcatctgaatgatattgaaagaCTCATTATTCCATTTTCGCGAAGAATAACGATCTCGACGGTTATAAccatggttatcattttgaccCTGATACCTATCATTGCGCGGGTAACCACCGCCGCCATTTCACCGTGTATATCCTGAACCGCGGTAATTATCGCCATTTCCATCACAAAAAGAGTCATTATCGTCGCGCCAACTTTTATCCTTACCCCACCCGCAAGCAGGTGTTATAGTACTATCTTCTCCACCTCGCAGATAATCATACGTTTCTTGTTGCACTTTAGCAAAAGTTGGCGGAACATCTcttctataacgaccctcatttttccattctatacttttccttattaaatgcccaataatataattaaacttaataattaaactttaatcggtaatggttaagcgttaagaattataaaaaacAATAAATAACTTTGTACATtacttgacaagttaataaaaaaaataagttaaTCAACTTCCgtaaacaaataaataactttaagacttgtgtacttaaaataaataaacttggataattaaggatttGTTAAGCTAgactaaagtacaaggactaaagtgaaaaatcccaaaccctaaccctaaaaagcTCTAgccaaaaatttaaaaaaatatatatatatgaattgcctAAAATACCCCTCCTAATTTCGGCCCAAGCATCCCCTATTTACCCCTTTTCCAAGCGAATTTTTTCCTAAGTAAAacctaatcaaaccctaattctagaatcttcCAATCtcaactataaatagaggcctaggctAGAGCTAAAGATGTCCAAATCAAAacacaaattctctctcaaaatctctctcccctctctcccattttcggctcccaaaaccgaaacaccaccaccactcatcgaaatcatcatcaatcttcaaggtaatcttcaagtgttcttcgcgttcatcgtgttcttcaagaatcttcgaggtgttcttcgaatcttcaaggctttgatcttcaatcatcAAAGAGTTTCTTCTTTTcttgttagtcatcttcgaatcttcaaaggtataacataaaccctaaactatttacataaactttgatctttgttaattcatattcataagaaacacttgtttattcataagtatatacataaacacacctagatctatatatacatgaaaatatatatatatatatatatatatatatatatgtgtgtgtgtgtgtgtgtgcgtgtgtgtgtgtcgACTAAGAAAAAAAAAGAGggaaaggaaactttgatcttcaaaaccctagatacaattaggagatttgtttgtgtttaattaaggaaacaaaataactatatatatatatatatatatatatatatatatatatatatatatatatatacatatcgacatatacatatgtatacatgtaaaaaataaattttatatatatatatatatatatatatatatatacatatatacacgaaaatatatacatatacatactaaaaccctaaaccctaattacacctaaactatactactttaattaaaaccctaaacctaaccctaatttattaaaccctaatttaattactAATCCCTAGAcatttattaaaccctaggacatttattacaaaccctaatcattaaaatactactttaattaactaaccctaattaatgaaaccctaatactacttatactattaattaacatgtatacactattactattactatcacctataacctactacttatattgtaacacataaaaatattttgggatatgtataagagatgtatagatcttcgaactttcttgacgaatggtttctacgaaactctaggcggaagggtttagattttccgatttaaaggatcctatagctcaagcccctagacctgaaatggccaatcgaagggaaaggggtgtgatgtgtgcgaggtgtagtacgaaatactattatttttattacaaaatacgatacaaattacacaagttttatttatttatttatagaatatacctaaacctttctacaacacttataggcagtgtacctaatcgtagagtagtgtagtttttagtaagtccggttcgttccacagggagctagtgatacgtactatatttttaacaactatatatatatatatatatatatatatatatatatatatatatatatatatatatatatatatatatatatatatatatatatatatatatataagtagtaataatattatataaaaggggggttttaccatttaatgaccggtttgtcgattttatattttaagcgtgaagataaatgacgataatataaatgacagaatctaAATTACGATAAAGTAAACTGTAGTAataaaaatgacagtaaataaaggtacgatgaaatatgaaataaaagtattatgcttatttaaacttccgtaatcatgatgtttgacgttttgattaattgttacccgggttaattgtcctttgtcctggattatttgatacctatttggtttttgtccataatagtccatcagtcataattataaaatgctcatcaaattaaccttattctcgaagtcaaatattccaactaattagggattcgaactgtaacaaggttttaatactttgtttaatgattacaccaggttatcgactgcgtgtaatccaaggttttattactttgttaacaattacaccaattatccttgtatgtaatccacccctgttttaatgagatatgaatattaatttatccacttgatcagaatgaataatcaattacccaacccgaataattaattaaatgattgtaaacgatgtcctaaaaacgtcactaaataggacattcgtaatcaatttaataattattagattaactaatttgaagataggttcgacatattCCAATGAGttttcattcaattagacaataccccctacctattaatagtcaatagtccaatgttcacaagtgtcagtcttttgtccaaaccttaattatggtacaaaatccaataaccccgtcttaatatttagcccaaaatcacgattacttcggctcaaataagcataataataacttagttacgatacattaatttaaaaaggaagaacatagcttacattgattattaatcgcgtagcgttacacggacagagttccgactttaaaacccgtaaaacatttcttacaataacccaactaaaccataatttattattaatcttaaattaaaattataattataataaatatattacatatagagaagagagattgatattggTGTGTACTCATTAATCTCAATTCGCTGGCCTTTTATAGATGTATCCTGATtttggaagccatgcgatcgcattgaaaggacccgtcctaatccatccggacaatgtccatatcgattacaaacgattcacaatagtcggttacatcgcgaggtacttgacctctatatgatacattttacaaacattgcattcgtttttaaaagacaacctttcatttacatcgaatgttgacgacatgcataccatttcataatataaccaactataattgacttaataataatcttgatgaactcaacgactcgaatgcaacgtctttcgaaatatgccatgaatgactccaagtaatatccctaaaatgagcaaatgcacagcggaagatttctttcatacctgagaataaacatgctttaaagtgtcaaccaaaaggttggtgagttcattagtttaacataaataatcatttccatcaatttaatagaccacaagaatttcatttccagttctcataaatacgtcccatacatagagacaaaaatatcattcatatggattgaacacctggtaaccgaccttaataatatgcatattagaatatccccatcattccgggatcctccttcggacatgatataaatttcgaagtactaaagcatccggtactttggatggggattgttgggcccgatagatctatctttagagttcgcgtcaattagggtgtctgttccctaattcttagattaccagacttaataaaaaggggcatattcg includes these proteins:
- the LOC139853981 gene encoding uncharacterized protein, yielding MTLFVMEMAIITAVQDIHGEMAAVVTRAMIGIRERVAKSFPDPQPLGENSRRDRSKFCVFHDDYGHDTNRCRDLAELIAEAYEQGKMDHLIAQGAASTANAIILPAETNAPQVPNVAERKAPAVKNLGLKMVTKKENQRGIHVINVVDIQGEMSVFQISEQIASWQCLSIAFPPASLTADVDKLVVVSCRIANTDIVIMKVHIDTGSSVDVIYEQCFSKLPANIQALMKPTAVSLAGFSGESTWPVGQLELQIELVDDRDESLRRQALLNLYIMRNHSRFNMILGRTALRMFGAIPSTIHGMVKFSVNKGISMLTSAVVEPFCAMIMARESVGVEGHSVHLE